A section of the Rhizobium sp. BG4 genome encodes:
- the phnF gene encoding phosphonate metabolism transcriptional regulator PhnF, whose amino-acid sequence MAGLKQVQRQTGVALWRQIADRIREAITRGAYDETGMVPPETALAEQFGVNRHTVRSALAALAQEGIVRAVQGRGTLIERRERLNFPISKRTRFTTGISGQARETRGFLLAAAEEPADAEVARWLKMCPGDAVVRIETTREADKRPVSRATSWFPAARFGDIAETYRKTESITKAFALLGLQDYVRATTEITAAHADAGDIADLELTPGAILLITKAMNTDLDGVPVQYSITRFAADRVQFTIEN is encoded by the coding sequence ATGGCTGGGCTGAAGCAGGTACAGAGGCAGACGGGGGTGGCGCTATGGCGCCAGATAGCGGATCGCATCCGCGAGGCAATTACCCGCGGCGCTTATGATGAAACGGGCATGGTGCCGCCGGAAACGGCGCTCGCCGAACAGTTCGGCGTCAACCGGCATACGGTTCGAAGCGCCCTTGCGGCTCTGGCTCAGGAGGGAATCGTCCGCGCCGTGCAAGGCCGCGGCACGCTGATCGAGCGCCGGGAGCGGCTGAATTTCCCGATCAGCAAGCGCACGCGCTTCACCACCGGCATCAGCGGACAGGCAAGGGAAACGCGCGGTTTCCTGCTGGCGGCTGCCGAGGAGCCTGCCGATGCAGAGGTCGCGCGCTGGCTGAAAATGTGTCCCGGCGATGCGGTCGTCAGGATCGAAACGACAAGAGAGGCCGACAAGCGTCCGGTCTCACGGGCAACGAGCTGGTTTCCCGCCGCGCGTTTCGGCGATATCGCCGAAACCTACCGCAAGACGGAATCGATCACCAAGGCTTTCGCGCTGCTCGGCCTGCAGGACTATGTCCGAGCAACGACAGAGATCACTGCCGCGCATGCCGATGCTGGAGACATCGCCGATCTGGAGCTGACGCCCGGTGCGATCCTGCTGATCACCAAGGCGATGAACACCGATCTCGACGGCGTTCCCGTGCAATATTCCATCACCCGCTTCGCCGCAGACCGGGTGCAATTCACCATCGAAAACTGA
- the dapB gene encoding 4-hydroxy-tetrahydrodipicolinate reductase yields MSDAAMKLVVVGAAGRMGQTLIRLIDSIDGVTLHAAIERAGSPFVGRDAGELAGLGPNGVIIGDDPLAAFLHAEGVLDFTSPTASVEFAGLAAQARIVHVVGTTGCSDADDAKIQAAGRHARIVKSGNMSLGVNLLSVFIEQAARALSPEDWDIEVLEMHHKRKVDAPSGTALLLGEAAAKGRDVDLKTQSVRVRDGHTGAREAGTIGFATLRGGSVIGEHSVLFAGEGEIVSMSHSAADRSIFGRGAIKAALWARDKKPGFYSMLDVLGLSSQ; encoded by the coding sequence ATGAGCGACGCTGCTATGAAACTGGTTGTGGTTGGGGCAGCAGGGCGCATGGGCCAGACGCTGATCCGGCTGATCGATTCCATCGATGGCGTGACGCTGCATGCAGCGATCGAACGCGCCGGCTCGCCCTTCGTCGGACGCGATGCGGGCGAGCTTGCCGGGCTTGGGCCGAATGGCGTGATCATCGGCGACGATCCGCTCGCCGCCTTCCTGCATGCCGAGGGTGTCCTCGACTTTACTTCGCCAACCGCCAGCGTGGAATTTGCCGGACTGGCAGCACAAGCACGCATCGTCCATGTGGTCGGCACGACCGGATGCTCGGATGCCGACGATGCCAAGATCCAGGCGGCCGGGCGCCATGCGCGGATCGTCAAGTCGGGCAATATGAGCCTCGGCGTCAATCTTCTCAGCGTCTTCATCGAGCAGGCCGCCCGAGCGCTCTCGCCCGAGGACTGGGATATCGAAGTTCTCGAAATGCACCACAAGCGCAAGGTCGATGCGCCCTCGGGCACTGCGCTGTTGCTCGGCGAGGCCGCTGCCAAAGGTCGCGATGTCGACCTGAAGACACAATCGGTCCGGGTTCGCGATGGCCATACCGGTGCGCGCGAAGCCGGTACGATCGGCTTTGCCACGCTGCGCGGCGGCTCGGTGATCGGCGAGCATTCGGTGCTCTTTGCCGGCGAAGGCGAGATCGTCTCGATGTCGCATAGCGCGGCGGATCGCTCGATCTTCGGCCGCGGCGCCATCAAGGCGGCGCTCTGGGCGCGCGACAAGAAGCCGGGTTTCTATTCCATGCTCGATGTCCTCGGGCTCTCTTCACAATAA
- a CDS encoding 2,3-bisphosphoglycerate-dependent phosphoglycerate mutase has protein sequence MSGTLVLVRHGQSDWNLKNLFTGWKDPDLTELGIQEATAGGQALADYGIKFDVAYTSALTRAQHTLKLILDKVGQQGLQTIKDQALNERDYGDLSGLNKDDARAKWGEEQVHIWRRSYDVPPPGGESLRDTGARVWPYYLTEILPRVLRGEKVLVAAHGNSLRSLVMVLDRLTREQVLDLNLATGVPMVYKLKADSTVASKEVLGDMSAAH, from the coding sequence ATGAGCGGCACACTCGTTCTCGTTCGGCATGGCCAGAGCGACTGGAACCTGAAGAACCTCTTCACCGGCTGGAAAGATCCTGATCTGACCGAGCTCGGCATCCAGGAAGCGACGGCCGGCGGCCAGGCGCTTGCCGATTACGGCATCAAGTTCGATGTCGCCTACACCTCAGCGCTGACCCGCGCGCAGCACACGCTGAAGCTCATCCTCGACAAGGTCGGCCAGCAGGGCCTGCAGACGATCAAGGATCAGGCGCTGAACGAGCGCGACTACGGCGACCTCTCCGGTCTCAACAAGGATGACGCCCGCGCCAAGTGGGGCGAGGAGCAGGTTCATATCTGGCGCCGCTCGTACGACGTCCCGCCTCCGGGCGGCGAAAGCCTGCGCGACACCGGCGCCCGCGTCTGGCCCTACTACCTGACGGAAATCCTGCCGCGCGTTCTGCGTGGCGAGAAGGTTCTCGTCGCGGCTCACGGCAACTCGCTGCGTTCGCTGGTCATGGTGCTCGACCGCCTGACCCGCGAACAGGTTCTCGACCTCAACCTCGCGACCGGCGTTCCGATGGTCTACAAGCTGAAGGCCGATTCCACCGTCGCTTCCAAGGAAGTGCTCGGCGACATGTCCGCCGCTCACTGA
- a CDS encoding ABC transporter ATP-binding protein yields the protein MEKSANKSVSSDTVTGVLKRIIAENGRDHIMGYAFAIACLVIVALSTAYTAWIMRTIIDEAFANRRGDIVWVICLSIFLAFVARGFASYGQAVALSKVGNNIVARYQKRIYAHLMTLSVGFYNDTRSAQIAAQVSQNVSGIRDVMNLTITSTARDLLSFVSLVSVMVYQDPLLSLIIFVMAPPLMLGLRYLSKRLRQVTKEAIHLNSRAFGAMQESIQGISIVKAFTMESELEKRVNKIIDVAEGRANKIARLSERNAPMTESFAGLAVAGVLAYAAYRSIYHNVPPGAFFSFVTALLLAYDPLRRLAKLQVQMERAAVNARMIYELLDMEPRQRDLPDAKPLKATEARIEFRNVSFAYGKEPVLNGVSFVAEGGKTTALVGPSGAGKSTIINLIPRFYDPTSGEIIIDGQDVAHVTKQSLREQLAYVSQQPYLFEGSIRDNIRYGRPDATDAEIEEAARLAYAHDFIMAQPDGYNTAVGENGVTLSGGQRQRLSIARALVRNAPILLLDEATSALDTESEAAVQKALDEAMTGRTVVVIAHRLSTVVRADKIVVMQQGRVVEEGNHETLAKLEDGLYARLNNLQRPAASNTI from the coding sequence TTGGAAAAGTCCGCAAACAAGAGCGTCAGTAGCGATACAGTCACGGGCGTGCTGAAGCGCATCATCGCCGAGAACGGCCGTGATCACATCATGGGCTATGCATTCGCGATCGCCTGTCTTGTGATCGTCGCGCTTTCGACGGCTTATACTGCCTGGATCATGCGCACGATCATCGATGAGGCCTTCGCCAACCGGCGCGGTGACATCGTCTGGGTCATCTGCCTGTCGATTTTCCTCGCCTTTGTCGCCCGCGGCTTTGCCAGCTATGGCCAGGCCGTGGCGCTTTCCAAGGTCGGCAACAATATCGTTGCGCGCTACCAGAAGCGCATCTACGCGCATCTGATGACGCTTTCCGTCGGCTTCTACAACGATACGCGTTCGGCACAGATCGCCGCTCAGGTCAGCCAGAATGTCAGCGGCATCCGCGACGTCATGAACCTGACGATCACCTCGACGGCACGCGACCTGCTTTCTTTCGTCTCGCTGGTCTCGGTGATGGTCTATCAAGATCCGCTGCTCAGCCTGATCATCTTCGTAATGGCGCCGCCGCTGATGCTCGGCCTTCGATATCTTTCCAAGCGCCTCCGCCAGGTGACGAAGGAAGCCATCCACCTCAACAGCCGCGCCTTTGGCGCGATGCAGGAGTCGATCCAGGGTATTTCCATCGTGAAAGCTTTCACGATGGAAAGCGAGCTCGAAAAGCGGGTCAACAAGATTATCGATGTCGCCGAAGGGCGCGCCAACAAGATTGCTCGCCTTTCGGAGCGCAATGCGCCGATGACGGAAAGCTTTGCCGGTCTGGCTGTTGCGGGCGTCCTTGCCTATGCCGCCTACCGCTCGATCTATCACAACGTGCCCCCGGGCGCCTTCTTCTCCTTCGTAACCGCCCTGCTGCTCGCTTACGACCCGCTCCGCCGCCTGGCAAAGCTGCAGGTGCAGATGGAGCGTGCAGCCGTCAATGCCCGGATGATCTACGAACTGCTCGACATGGAACCGCGCCAGCGCGATCTGCCGGATGCCAAGCCGCTGAAGGCAACGGAGGCACGGATCGAGTTCCGGAATGTATCCTTCGCCTATGGCAAGGAACCCGTACTCAATGGTGTCAGCTTCGTCGCTGAAGGCGGGAAGACGACGGCGCTTGTCGGTCCATCGGGTGCCGGCAAGTCGACGATCATCAATCTCATTCCGCGCTTTTACGACCCCACGAGCGGCGAGATCATCATCGACGGGCAGGACGTGGCGCATGTGACGAAGCAGTCGCTGCGCGAGCAGCTCGCCTATGTCTCACAGCAGCCCTATCTGTTCGAAGGTTCGATCCGCGACAATATCCGCTACGGCCGTCCGGACGCTACGGATGCGGAGATCGAGGAAGCGGCTCGTCTCGCCTATGCGCATGATTTCATCATGGCACAGCCCGACGGTTACAATACTGCCGTCGGCGAGAATGGCGTGACCCTATCGGGCGGCCAGCGCCAGCGCCTGTCGATCGCCCGCGCGCTGGTACGCAACGCACCGATCCTGTTGCTCGACGAGGCGACATCGGCGCTCGATACGGAATCCGAAGCTGCCGTCCAGAAGGCGCTCGATGAGGCGATGACGGGCCGCACCGTCGTCGTCATCGCGCACCGGCTCTCCACCGTCGTTCGCGCCGACAAGATCGTCGTCATGCAGCAGGGCCGGGTCGTCGAGGAAGGCAATCACGAGACGCTTGCGAAGCTCGAGGACGGACTTTACGCTCGTCTGAACAATCTCCAGAGGCCGGCGGCCTCGAATACGATCTGA
- the phnG gene encoding phosphonate C-P lyase system protein PhnG: MKPAEKIEAADGRKRVVDLLARSELAELNDAWEALANKPEVQAVRGPETGLVMVRGRIGGGGSAFNLGEVTVTRATIRLASGTVGHGQSLGTDRKKARLCAIFDALWQEEATKAFVEDRLLQPIAQRIATATQQKADETAATRVDFFTMVRGDD, encoded by the coding sequence ATGAAACCAGCAGAGAAAATCGAGGCAGCCGACGGCAGGAAGAGGGTGGTCGATCTTCTCGCCCGCTCCGAGCTCGCTGAACTGAATGACGCCTGGGAGGCGCTTGCAAACAAGCCCGAGGTTCAGGCCGTGCGTGGCCCGGAAACCGGACTGGTAATGGTCCGCGGCCGCATCGGCGGTGGCGGCTCGGCCTTCAATCTCGGCGAAGTGACGGTCACCCGCGCCACGATCCGGCTCGCCAGCGGCACGGTCGGCCATGGTCAGTCGCTGGGCACCGATCGCAAGAAGGCGCGGCTTTGCGCGATCTTCGACGCTCTCTGGCAGGAAGAGGCAACCAAGGCGTTCGTCGAGGACAGACTGCTTCAGCCGATCGCCCAGCGCATCGCCACCGCGACGCAGCAGAAGGCCGACGAGACGGCCGCAACACGCGTCGACTTCTTCACCATGGTTCGCGGAGACGATTGA